From the genome of Ziziphus jujuba cultivar Dongzao chromosome 4, ASM3175591v1:
CGATCAGTTAAACCAATATTGCTTGCAAAAATTCCTAATTTGGGGAATCATAATTCCTAATTGCTTTGACTAAAAATTTAACAGTAAATCATCAATTTACAGTGCCACATTCTTATTTGTTAGACATCAGAAAGGGTACtaggtaattaattaaatcagTTTTATGGATATGAAATGTAACATGTTCCTGTTTCAGTGTTTTGTTTTCCATCAGATTGCAAAAACAGTGGAAAGTCTTGGAACCTAGTAGTTACTTGGGCTGggctatttgtttttgtttctttgcgTTCAAGAAAATCCAATTGTCTAACACTGCCTGCAGGGCATTAGAAAAAGCATTCCCTTGACTGCAGGGTATAACATTAAAATTGAGGCCAGGTTCGAAGGTTGCTCTCGTTGGTTCCTATAGTGGTGGAAAAGTATTCTTTCGCTCTGTTAAAGCTTTTTAGTTGTTCGCTCCATTATAATTTTCTATCAAGCAAAGGGAagcatttttcatattttgggTTTCCATGACTAGAAATATCTGCATAAACAGGTTAGTGTCGAACGATTCTGTTTTCTTATAAGGTAtgtattaatgaaaatattttgtcCCCTGTTTTGTCAAGCAGTAAGGAGCACTAACAGGGCTAAATGCCTTTCTCTATATTGGGCAAAAATGTTTCATGGGCAAATAAAGAGAGGCCTCCCCTCCATTAGTTTGATCCCAAAAGAGAGCTATAGTTCGGAGATAGATCACTAGATACTTTGGTCAATCTAAGGCAGTTTTCTATTGTTTTACCAAATAGATATGTTTATGCGTTAAAGATTACAgttcaaaaactaaaactatAGTTCATAACTCTAGAAACTATAAATTATTGTTCATGTATATACACTGATTCCtaacaccaaaaaaaacaaaaaataaaaataaaaaaattcatgtttCGGAACTACAGGTTAGTGTAGTCATTAGTGAGCCATGACCATGAGCGTCTGTTCTTTTAATCTGTTATATGGTTTTAACAGAAAAGCCAAATTTTTGTCTGACAGAGAAACTGGACATGTAAttaagttgaaattttattatttttgcttagcAATATGCTTACCGAATATTACACCTTAAAATGCAAACACTACCTTTTAATCAGCTTGTTTGATACATACGTGCTCATCTTGCTTTGGGATTGTTGATCTCAGAAAACACAGTCCCAGACATTCCTTTAATAGATTGGTTGGTGTCACTGCTCTGATCACTACTACTTGGTTTTGTTCCTGCACTCTTCTGTTCCGAGTCGTCCCAGCTACAACTGAATTTACCATCATCTTCACTGTAACTTAAGAACGCAACTTCATCCCCACCCTTCATTTCACTTGAATTCTCCTCCGCGCTCTCTTGCAGCTGCAATGCAAATTCTAGGCCCCACACCACATCGTTCATCGATGGCCGTTCGCTTCCATTATCAACCAAACAACTCACCGCGACCTCACCGAACTTATTCAAACACTCTGCTGCAATCTTACCTCTCAGATGTTTATCCACTATCTCATGAAACGTTCCATTGAGATAGCAATTCCGAGCCCACTCCGCAAGGCTGATTTGCCTCTTCTCCACCGATCTTACTATAGGTGGCCTTGCACACAATACCTCGCACAGCACTACACCGAAGGAGTACACGTCGGACTTCTCGGTCAACTGCTGACGTCGATAGTATTCTGGGTCCAAATACCCCAAGCTGCCTTTGACGACTGTGCTTACGTGGGCATTGGCCATGTTGGCAGGGCCCTCTTTTGACAACCCAAAATCCGAAACCTTCGCTTCCCATTTCTCATCCAACAGTATATTCGTTGTCTTTACATCGCGGTGAATGATTGTATGCTTTGCACCTGTATGAAGATAATGCAATCCACGGGCCGCTTCAATGCAAATCTCGAGCCGCTTTTTCCAAGAAAGAGGTGGATTGTCGCTGTTGTAGAGGTGTTCCCGTAGAGTGCCACGTGCCATGTGTTCGTACACGAGGACCATCTCACGGTCATCGTGGCAGTATCCAATCAAAGAGACGAGATGGAGGTGACGGAGTTGAGAAAGCATCTCGATCTCGGTCTTGAACTCGTGGGCCCCCTGTGATGACTCCGGGTTCAGCCGTTTGATCGCCACGGCAGTGGTCCCATTGTCGATGTACCCTTTGTACACATTACCAAATCCTCCACGCCCAATAATGAACACGTCATCGAAGTTGTTGGTGGCGGCTTTGATCTCAGCCAATGAAAAATACCGGCACAAATCCGAGGGCAGCAATGAGGCACGGGTGTCACCAGACTTGGTCGTAGAATGCGAAGTGGGTCCCCACCAAGTAGTGCCGTCAACAGAGCTTGGCTGTTTGACATTTCGTTGTCGCCGGGAAATCAAGAACCCGACAACGGAAAGTGCAAGCACGCCGGCGAGTACGCCACAGACGATGCCTATAATTGCAGTTTGATTATTCTTCCCCTTCGATCCTTGTTTACTGGGTGGTCCAGCAGTAGGTGAAACAATCCGAGGGTTAGGATTGGGACCAGCAAGATTGCCATCAGAGTCATTCATTTTGAACATC
Proteins encoded in this window:
- the LOC107405845 gene encoding receptor-like protein kinase FERONIA — its product is MINNTSNKDLHLKNQTTIIIMTLFYLFLIFHQLTGSMAADSPSSPYKPQDNIAVDCGSSGINNQPNDDRLWEGDINSKIFPSQNQNTASVTYTASVPPTEVSPTPYQTARLSRSQFTYSFPVTPGQKFIRLHFYPAIYGDFNTTNAFFSVKTANYTLLSNFSAFLTTRALDRQSIMKEYCVNVEQGEVLNITFSPVLSSNSDSFAFINGIEVVSMPTNLYYYPADQNRGAIFVGQSSLYRIGNETAMEMEYRINVGGALISPSGDTGMYRRWDLEDDYLTIPGYSVLPVEYKNSLNFTMIPPYTAPASVYETGRSTGNIKDKAKLQSYNLTWEFPVDSEFNYFVRLHFCEIVKEMNRSRNRVFYIYIANQTAENGADIIMWSGSQYTPIYRDYVVGMFGKGNGKKVNLSIALHVNPEEWRTAYLDALLNGIEMFKMNDSDGNLAGPNPNPRIVSPTAGPPSKQGSKGKNNQTAIIGIVCGVLAGVLALSVVGFLISRRQRNVKQPSSVDGTTWWGPTSHSTTKSGDTRASLLPSDLCRYFSLAEIKAATNNFDDVFIIGRGGFGNVYKGYIDNGTTAVAIKRLNPESSQGAHEFKTEIEMLSQLRHLHLVSLIGYCHDDREMVLVYEHMARGTLREHLYNSDNPPLSWKKRLEICIEAARGLHYLHTGAKHTIIHRDVKTTNILLDEKWEAKVSDFGLSKEGPANMANAHVSTVVKGSLGYLDPEYYRRQQLTEKSDVYSFGVVLCEVLCARPPIVRSVEKRQISLAEWARNCYLNGTFHEIVDKHLRGKIAAECLNKFGEVAVSCLVDNGSERPSMNDVVWGLEFALQLQESAEENSSEMKGGDEVAFLSYSEDDGKFSCSWDDSEQKSAGTKPSSSDQSSDTNQSIKGMSGTVFSEINNPKAR